The following proteins are encoded in a genomic region of Pseudomonadota bacterium:
- a CDS encoding TetR family transcriptional regulator, which produces MRTANKHEKIIQAAVKVLARKGFFNARISDIAKEAQVADGTIYLYFNNKYDILISLFEEEIGKIIQDVKELLAQETDPRRMIELFAVHHMKLMKDKRELAEVLQVELRQSNKFMKEYRNTRFMEYVDIISTIIHLGKDQNIFRQDIQPGIAKRAFFGALDEMSRLWTLSPKHQYTLEETGLHIAGMFLNGLVDHKIPSLA; this is translated from the coding sequence ATGAGAACAGCGAACAAACACGAAAAAATCATTCAGGCTGCGGTAAAGGTCTTAGCACGAAAAGGCTTTTTCAATGCGAGGATATCAGATATCGCCAAAGAGGCTCAAGTTGCCGACGGCACCATCTATCTTTATTTCAACAACAAATACGATATCCTGATATCCCTCTTTGAAGAGGAAATCGGAAAAATCATCCAGGACGTCAAAGAGTTACTGGCCCAGGAGACAGATCCGCGCAGGATGATTGAGCTCTTTGCCGTCCATCACATGAAACTGATGAAGGATAAAAGGGAACTTGCAGAGGTTCTCCAGGTTGAACTCCGACAGAGTAATAAATTCATGAAAGAATACCGAAACACCAGATTCATGGAATATGTCGATATCATCTCAACCATTATCCATCTGGGAAAGGATCAGAACATCTTCCGGCAGGATATTCAGCCGGGGATTGCCAAAAGGGCTTTTTTCGGAGCGTTGGACGAGATGTCCAGACTTTGGACTTTAAGTCCGAAACACCAATATACCCTTGAAGAGACCGGTTTGCATATCGCCGGCATGTTCCTGAATGGACTCGTCGACCATAAAATCCCTTCCCTTGCCTAG
- the greA gene encoding transcription elongation factor GreA, giving the protein MVVRVPMSKTGYTVLQEELNRLHKKERPEVIKSIEVARGHGDLKENAEYHAAKERQGFIEGRIMELKDKLGRAEIIDCSSVSCDRVVFGTVVTLIDLDTNEEVQYQVLGPDESDVKNGSISVLSPLGRSMIGKNVGDEIQFDTPGGNRQLEILDIKSSERA; this is encoded by the coding sequence ATGGTTGTCAGAGTACCAATGTCTAAAACGGGTTATACCGTTTTGCAGGAAGAATTGAACAGGCTGCATAAAAAAGAAAGGCCGGAAGTTATTAAATCCATAGAAGTTGCCCGGGGCCACGGGGATTTGAAAGAAAATGCCGAATATCACGCCGCCAAGGAACGACAGGGTTTTATCGAAGGCAGAATCATGGAGCTCAAAGACAAACTGGGCCGGGCGGAAATCATCGACTGTTCATCGGTCAGTTGTGATCGGGTTGTATTCGGCACCGTGGTGACTTTAATCGATCTGGATACCAATGAGGAAGTTCAGTATCAGGTGCTGGGACCAGATGAAAGTGATGTCAAGAATGGCAGTATTTCGGTTCTGTCGCCGCTTGGCCGGTCAATGATAGGCAAAAACGTCGGGGACGAAATACAATTCGACACCCCGGGTGGCAACCGGCAGCTTGAAATATTGGATATCAAATCTTCGGAGAGGGCTTAA
- the tsaE gene encoding tRNA (adenosine(37)-N6)-threonylcarbamoyltransferase complex ATPase subunit type 1 TsaE — MGNPLKLTLGTLADTLVLGEKLGRQAQAGQVITLGGSLGAGKTTLTQAIAKGLAVPDSFYITSPTFGLLHEYPGRLPFYHMDLYRLSGEEEIEDAGLLDYIYGEGLAVIEWPEKLGRLMPENRMHIQIDFISEFSRKYLLTLHGKGLENLLP, encoded by the coding sequence ATGGGCAACCCATTAAAGCTGACACTTGGAACACTGGCAGACACCTTGGTCCTTGGAGAAAAGCTTGGCAGGCAAGCGCAAGCCGGGCAGGTTATCACTCTTGGCGGAAGCCTGGGGGCCGGCAAAACCACCCTTACCCAGGCAATTGCAAAAGGCCTGGCGGTGCCGGACTCATTCTATATAACCAGTCCGACGTTCGGACTGCTGCATGAATATCCCGGGCGTCTCCCCTTTTACCATATGGATCTCTACAGGCTGTCAGGGGAGGAGGAAATTGAAGATGCCGGGCTGCTCGACTATATTTACGGTGAGGGGCTTGCGGTTATCGAATGGCCTGAAAAGCTGGGCCGGCTCATGCCGGAAAACAGAATGCATATTCAAATCGATTTCATCTCGGAATTTTCAAGGAAATACCTGCTCACTCTTCATGGAAAGGGACTGGAAAATCTTCTTCCGTAA
- a CDS encoding Hpt domain-containing protein, which translates to MADLEWNRAFAFEQSGEDEEILAELLDLFRESTAADLEKIKSGISAQDAKAVGEAAHSIKGAAASLGIEAMSKVAYEMEKAGRKNDLEVAIKHLPELEALAGELESLK; encoded by the coding sequence ATGGCTGATTTAGAATGGAACAGGGCATTCGCCTTTGAGCAGTCTGGTGAAGATGAAGAGATTCTTGCTGAACTCCTGGATCTTTTTCGCGAGTCAACGGCCGCGGATCTTGAAAAAATTAAATCAGGGATAAGCGCTCAGGATGCAAAAGCGGTTGGAGAAGCGGCGCATAGCATAAAAGGCGCTGCCGCAAGTCTCGGCATTGAAGCAATGAGCAAGGTTGCCTATGAGATGGAAAAGGCCGGTCGCAAAAATGATCTTGAGGTCGCGATCAAGCATCTTCCGGAACTCGAAGCTCTGGCCGGGGAACTTGAGAGTCTGAAATAA
- a CDS encoding NAD(P)/FAD-dependent oxidoreductase, giving the protein MEVILPKKNSFEIIIIGAGPGGLACATELAENGRQVLVIEKNAQVGPKVCAGGVTWSGLGQYLPDDLIEKSFPEQIIQSNLQRIRISSAKPIISTVDRKKLGQYMLSKAENAGVTVKISTDAKKISRRQITTNTGDLEFKYLVGADGSSSIVRKFLGIPTKHVGVGIHHQVPGAYDKMEWHLNSKLFDSGYAWIFPHKTSASIGAYAYRPAIPPKELQQNFYQWVTKKGIDLKNSSPKAALINFDYRGICFGNFFLVGDAAGLASGLTGEGIYPAILSGHEAASAILTGDHPSSRLKKLLRRHTIHKQLTLISSRHKICSKLIMEILVAGLRIKCIPFSALEMGCQD; this is encoded by the coding sequence ATGGAAGTGATTTTGCCTAAAAAAAACTCCTTTGAAATCATCATAATCGGTGCCGGTCCTGGCGGCCTTGCATGTGCCACCGAACTTGCAGAAAATGGCAGGCAAGTCCTGGTTATTGAAAAAAACGCCCAAGTCGGTCCCAAGGTATGTGCAGGAGGTGTTACCTGGTCCGGTCTGGGGCAATACCTGCCAGACGACCTGATAGAAAAGTCTTTTCCCGAACAGATTATTCAATCAAACCTGCAAAGGATCAGGATTTCTTCCGCCAAGCCGATTATCTCGACTGTGGACCGGAAAAAACTCGGGCAATACATGCTCAGCAAGGCAGAAAATGCCGGTGTAACAGTTAAGATCTCAACAGACGCAAAGAAAATCAGCCGCCGGCAGATCACCACAAACACCGGAGATCTTGAATTTAAATATCTGGTCGGCGCTGACGGCAGTTCTTCTATTGTGCGGAAATTCCTGGGTATCCCCACGAAACATGTCGGGGTGGGAATTCACCATCAGGTCCCCGGTGCTTATGACAAGATGGAATGGCACCTGAACTCAAAGCTGTTTGACAGCGGCTATGCCTGGATTTTCCCGCATAAAACAAGCGCTTCCATCGGCGCTTATGCCTACCGTCCGGCCATACCGCCCAAGGAACTCCAACAAAACTTCTATCAGTGGGTTACGAAAAAGGGCATTGATCTCAAAAATTCATCCCCAAAGGCGGCGCTGATAAACTTCGACTACCGGGGAATCTGCTTTGGCAACTTTTTTCTGGTAGGCGACGCGGCCGGCCTTGCATCCGGGCTCACCGGCGAAGGCATTTATCCGGCAATCCTTTCCGGCCACGAAGCAGCCAGTGCTATTCTTACCGGGGATCATCCATCTTCCAGGTTGAAAAAACTTCTCAGAAGACATACTATCCATAAGCAACTGACGTTGATATCTTCTCGCCACAAAATCTGCTCAAAGCTCATAATGGAAATCCTGGTCGCCGGATTACGAATAAAATGCATCCCTTTCAGCGCCCTTGAAATGGGCTGCCAAGACTGA
- the mutL gene encoding DNA mismatch repair endonuclease MutL, whose protein sequence is MSKIKILPENLANQIAAGEVVERPASVVKEFIENAIDAGARHITIQIEGGGTRLIRVIDDGAGMDQDDLLLCLERHATSKLIDERQLGEIKTLGFRGEAIPSIASVSRLTIISRPAAASLGSKVEVRYGTVLKVHETGSFFGTVMEVKDLFSNVPARKKFLKSTRTELFHIEEVIRNYGLALHQLGISYSVNNKEIINLPADSDSPEERVLRLLGGRSGGLLISLGKRDVETESSAGISVSGLLFPPEDMGVNARLRMFVNGRIVRDRMVAHAVAEGMRGFLMKGGHPAGVIFIDLPCGDIDVNVHPTKQEIRFHKPNVVHQLIILEVSKALRRFQEELKYSLFGTPIISEEERPSREEGLSARQAPFAIEHQWVRQSVFPKNIKAAEPAATPGYTSLFGDNNSEKNEPQHQQVAYPDSEQVPATSACGMVIHESFFDSGATSVTMGWSFIRPIGQLMNSYLLCETDKGLVVIDQHAAQERLIFEELKKDFSRGAIAGQKLLFPKVLEFEPEERAMVKEYENEIAALGVELEEFGGASYVIKAVPAILKDLLPEEVLQGIFERFSARGNDAALQSPRGMESVLAGLACKAAIKAGHSLQDEEIEHLLAKMQEADVFSHCPHGRPVVKCFTGDEIKKWFRRT, encoded by the coding sequence TTGTCAAAGATAAAGATCCTTCCAGAAAATTTAGCAAACCAGATTGCCGCGGGTGAGGTCGTGGAGCGGCCGGCGTCCGTGGTCAAGGAGTTTATCGAAAATGCCATAGACGCCGGCGCCCGGCATATTACAATTCAGATAGAAGGCGGCGGAACCAGACTCATACGGGTGATTGATGACGGGGCCGGCATGGACCAGGATGATCTGCTTCTGTGTCTTGAGCGGCATGCCACCAGTAAGCTTATTGATGAGCGGCAACTCGGGGAGATTAAAACCCTGGGTTTCAGGGGGGAAGCGATCCCCAGTATTGCCTCGGTGTCCCGCCTGACGATCATCTCGCGGCCCGCGGCTGCATCTCTCGGATCCAAAGTTGAAGTTCGGTATGGAACGGTTTTAAAGGTCCATGAAACCGGCAGCTTTTTTGGTACGGTTATGGAGGTGAAAGATCTCTTCAGTAATGTTCCTGCAAGAAAGAAATTCCTGAAATCAACCAGGACTGAGCTGTTTCATATAGAAGAGGTCATCCGTAATTACGGGTTGGCTCTTCATCAACTGGGCATTTCCTATTCGGTAAACAACAAAGAGATCATTAACCTGCCGGCGGATTCCGATTCCCCGGAGGAAAGGGTGTTGCGACTTCTGGGCGGTCGCTCTGGCGGATTGCTCATATCCCTGGGAAAAAGAGATGTGGAAACTGAATCTTCAGCAGGGATAAGTGTTTCCGGACTTTTATTCCCACCCGAGGATATGGGAGTCAACGCAAGGCTCAGGATGTTCGTTAATGGCAGAATCGTCAGGGATAGGATGGTGGCTCACGCGGTTGCTGAGGGCATGCGCGGTTTCCTGATGAAGGGTGGGCATCCGGCAGGGGTTATTTTTATAGATCTTCCCTGTGGGGATATCGATGTCAATGTTCATCCCACCAAGCAGGAGATCCGTTTCCATAAACCCAACGTTGTGCATCAACTCATTATTTTAGAAGTAAGCAAGGCCCTCCGGCGTTTTCAGGAAGAGTTGAAGTATTCCCTGTTTGGGACGCCGATAATCAGTGAAGAAGAAAGGCCGTCCAGAGAAGAGGGTTTGTCCGCCAGACAGGCGCCCTTTGCCATAGAGCATCAGTGGGTGAGGCAGTCGGTTTTTCCAAAAAACATAAAGGCTGCAGAACCTGCGGCAACCCCTGGATATACATCCCTGTTCGGTGACAATAATTCTGAAAAAAATGAACCGCAGCACCAGCAAGTGGCATATCCTGATAGTGAGCAAGTGCCCGCTACAAGCGCCTGTGGTATGGTCATTCATGAGTCTTTTTTTGACTCCGGCGCGACATCTGTTACAATGGGGTGGAGTTTTATACGGCCCATCGGTCAGCTGATGAATTCCTATCTGCTCTGTGAAACAGACAAGGGGCTGGTGGTAATTGATCAGCATGCCGCCCAGGAGCGCCTGATTTTCGAGGAATTGAAAAAGGATTTTTCAAGAGGTGCCATTGCCGGCCAGAAACTGCTTTTCCCAAAGGTCCTGGAGTTTGAACCTGAGGAAAGAGCCATGGTCAAAGAGTATGAAAATGAGATTGCCGCGTTAGGGGTTGAGCTTGAGGAATTCGGCGGTGCAAGTTATGTGATCAAGGCGGTTCCGGCGATTCTTAAGGATCTGCTTCCCGAGGAGGTGCTGCAGGGGATTTTTGAAAGGTTTTCGGCCCGGGGAAATGATGCGGCGTTACAATCCCCCCGGGGGATGGAAAGCGTCCTCGCCGGGTTGGCGTGCAAGGCGGCGATCAAGGCCGGTCATTCTTTACAGGATGAAGAAATCGAACATCTCCTTGCAAAAATGCAAGAGGCGGATGTTTTTTCCCATTGCCCCCATGGAAGACCGGTGGTGAAATGTTTTACAGGGGATGAGATAAAGAAGTGGTTCCGGAGGACCTGA
- a CDS encoding M23 family metallopeptidase — MSLQSSPSKRIKAGSNFLQILLIVGLIVLGVAGFLLVKLYERERPQVTLLTDITRIGISREVSIVVTDAKSGISEMEITMKQGANKTKLYGKKFPKHSLFFNAGPHRIEEVVMIAPRELGFDDGRAEIIIEVKDHSWSGWMEGNTASVSYSTMIDTQPPAVSVIYSSRYIKPGGSGVVVYKVNEAVIGHGVTINDIFYPGFQLENRVEGMFVSYIGIPFNTEKIETAMVSAADNAGNEGKSVFGVILRKVVYEKDRINLSDAFFKQKLPEFSQYYPEMSGTDVEQYLYVNNTVRQDNAGKITEICRKSVAEKHWKGTFKRLPRSSRRAGFAEFRSYYYQDENIDQQYHLGIDLASVRHATVTAANDGLVVFADYMGIYGNTVILDHGQGIFSLYSHLSQVSAQVGDSYEKGATLGLTGTTGMAGGDHLHFAMLINGVFVNPIEWWDASWLNLNIESHL, encoded by the coding sequence ATGTCATTACAATCATCGCCATCAAAGAGAATTAAAGCAGGAAGTAATTTTCTACAGATCCTTTTAATCGTCGGCCTCATAGTTTTGGGAGTGGCAGGTTTTTTATTAGTGAAGCTGTATGAAAGGGAGCGGCCGCAGGTTACCCTGTTGACGGATATAACCAGGATAGGAATTTCCAGGGAAGTCAGTATAGTGGTGACGGATGCGAAAAGCGGCATAAGCGAAATGGAAATCACCATGAAGCAGGGCGCCAACAAGACAAAACTGTACGGGAAGAAATTTCCTAAACACAGTTTGTTTTTTAATGCAGGGCCGCATCGGATTGAAGAGGTTGTGATGATCGCTCCCCGGGAACTCGGATTTGATGACGGTCGGGCTGAAATCATCATTGAGGTGAAAGACCATTCCTGGAGCGGCTGGATGGAAGGCAACACCGCATCAGTTTCATATTCCACCATGATTGATACGCAGCCGCCAGCGGTTTCGGTCATTTACTCATCCCGTTATATCAAACCCGGCGGCTCGGGTGTTGTGGTTTATAAAGTGAATGAAGCGGTTATTGGGCATGGAGTGACCATCAACGATATTTTTTACCCGGGATTTCAGTTGGAAAACCGTGTCGAAGGGATGTTTGTCTCGTACATCGGCATACCGTTTAATACTGAAAAAATTGAGACGGCGATGGTTTCGGCTGCCGACAATGCCGGCAATGAGGGAAAATCGGTTTTCGGGGTGATTCTGCGAAAAGTTGTTTATGAAAAGGATCGTATAAATTTAAGTGATGCGTTTTTCAAACAGAAACTTCCCGAATTCTCACAATATTACCCGGAAATGTCCGGTACCGATGTAGAGCAGTACCTCTATGTGAATAATACGGTGCGCCAGGATAACGCCGGGAAAATTACAGAAATCTGTCGGAAATCCGTGGCTGAAAAGCATTGGAAAGGGACTTTCAAGCGGTTGCCGCGGAGCAGCAGACGGGCCGGGTTTGCCGAATTCCGGAGTTATTATTATCAGGATGAAAATATAGATCAGCAGTATCATCTTGGAATAGATCTCGCCTCGGTTCGCCATGCTACCGTTACTGCCGCAAATGATGGCCTGGTGGTTTTTGCCGATTATATGGGTATTTACGGCAATACGGTGATCCTGGATCATGGGCAGGGGATTTTCAGCCTTTATTCGCATTTAAGCCAGGTCAGCGCTCAGGTCGGTGATTCATATGAGAAAGGGGCGACCCTGGGCCTTACGGGTACCACAGGAATGGCTGGAGGAGATCATCTGCATTTCGCCATGCTGATAAACGGCGTGTTTGTCAACCCCATTGAATGGTGGGATGCAAGCTGGCTGAACCTGAATATTGAAAGCCATCTATAA
- a CDS encoding threonylcarbamoyl-AMP synthase has protein sequence MSCRMKPVSEKDFKDAVSLIRSGGMVALPTETYYGLAVDPFNPAALKRLFLIKQRVAQKPILLIIDNPSSLEFLVKEVPDVYRPVMETQWPGPVTLVFKAKEELSSLLTGNTGTVGVRCSSHPVARKLVEMIGSPVTATSANISGLPAAVSAQEVVSQLGGSIDMVLDGGRTPGEKGSTIIGYRGNKVYLIREGVVPFSEIEHAE, from the coding sequence ATGAGTTGTCGGATGAAACCGGTATCGGAAAAAGATTTTAAGGATGCTGTTTCTTTAATACGTTCCGGGGGCATGGTTGCTTTGCCAACGGAAACATATTACGGCCTGGCGGTGGATCCTTTTAATCCGGCGGCTTTAAAGCGTCTTTTTTTAATTAAGCAACGTGTGGCCCAAAAGCCCATTCTGCTAATTATTGATAATCCATCGTCCTTGGAATTTCTCGTAAAAGAAGTGCCGGATGTTTACCGGCCGGTCATGGAAACACAATGGCCTGGACCGGTTACCCTGGTTTTCAAGGCCAAGGAGGAGCTTTCATCCCTGCTCACGGGCAATACCGGCACTGTTGGGGTGCGTTGTTCTTCCCATCCCGTGGCCCGGAAACTGGTTGAAATGATCGGCAGCCCGGTGACCGCCACCAGCGCAAATATCTCCGGTCTACCTGCGGCGGTCAGTGCCCAGGAGGTGGTTTCTCAGCTGGGAGGAAGTATTGATATGGTCCTTGACGGCGGAAGGACTCCAGGGGAGAAAGGCTCAACGATTATCGGCTATAGAGGAAACAAGGTGTATTTGATCCGTGAAGGCGTGGTGCCGTTTTCAGAAATTGAACATGCAGAGTGA